Proteins from one Ketobacter sp. MCCC 1A13808 genomic window:
- a CDS encoding DMT family transporter — protein sequence MNALFPILIALAVGTLLPIQAATNAAASRYFGDISYAALLSFIIGATTISGYVLIVRPTLNSPTLSSGFPGYIVLGGLISTVYTIAITYLAPRLGVGNTLFIIITGQMLAALLVDHLGIFGSIRQTLTLQRATGVALMIFGLYLTRKNS from the coding sequence ATGAATGCACTATTCCCGATTTTAATCGCGCTGGCGGTAGGCACGCTGCTTCCCATCCAGGCCGCAACCAACGCCGCGGCATCTCGCTACTTTGGCGATATTTCCTATGCCGCGTTGCTGTCGTTTATCATCGGCGCCACCACGATCTCAGGCTACGTTCTGATTGTCCGCCCGACGCTCAACAGCCCCACATTGTCTTCCGGTTTTCCCGGCTACATCGTTCTGGGTGGGTTGATCTCCACGGTTTACACCATTGCGATCACCTATCTGGCTCCCAGACTGGGTGTCGGGAACACCCTCTTCATCATTATCACCGGGCAAATGCTAGCGGCGCTGCTGGTTGATCACCTGGGCATTTTCGGTTCCATCCGACAAACCTTGACCTTGCAACGCGCGACCGGTGTCGCACTGATGATTTTCGGATTGTATCTAACCAGAAAGAACAGCTGA